One window from the genome of Streptococcus salivarius encodes:
- a CDS encoding acyltransferase, with protein sequence MKKTRNINLDLIKVIACIGVVFLHTTMPGFKETGRWNYSSYLYYLGTYSIPLFFMVNGYLLLGKSKITYPYILHKIKWVLITVSSWTVIIWFLKRDFTINPIKKILASLIQKGYFFQFWFFGSLILIYLCLPILKKYLHSKRSYLYFLSVLTIIGLIFELINFLLQMPVQIYVIQTFRLWTWFFYYILGGFVAQFNIDNLKSIFKGWMKIVSILLLLISPIILFFIAKTTYHNLFAEYFYDNLLVKVISLGLFLTLLTLTIDASKHRMIYLLSVQTMGVFIIHTYVMQIWQKLIGFNIEGAHLFFPVFTLVISFLISMILMKIPYINRIVKL encoded by the coding sequence ATGAAGAAAACACGGAATATAAACTTAGACTTGATAAAAGTAATTGCTTGTATAGGAGTTGTTTTTCTTCATACTACGATGCCAGGGTTTAAGGAAACAGGGCGATGGAATTACTCATCTTATTTATATTATCTAGGTACTTATTCAATTCCCTTGTTTTTTATGGTAAATGGTTATTTATTATTGGGTAAGAGCAAGATAACATATCCCTATATACTACATAAAATAAAATGGGTTCTAATAACAGTGTCTTCATGGACCGTTATCATTTGGTTTCTTAAAAGAGACTTCACAATTAATCCAATTAAAAAAATTTTGGCTTCTTTGATACAAAAGGGTTATTTCTTCCAATTTTGGTTTTTCGGCTCACTAATACTTATTTATTTATGCTTGCCGATATTGAAGAAGTATTTACATTCAAAAAGAAGTTATTTATACTTTCTATCTGTATTAACAATTATTGGTTTGATTTTTGAATTGATAAATTTTTTGCTTCAAATGCCAGTCCAAATTTATGTTATACAGACGTTTAGATTATGGACTTGGTTCTTTTACTACATTTTAGGTGGTTTTGTAGCACAATTCAATATAGATAATTTAAAATCAATCTTTAAGGGATGGATGAAAATAGTTAGCATACTTTTGTTATTGATTTCACCGATAATATTATTTTTCATAGCAAAAACTACTTATCATAATCTTTTTGCTGAATATTTTTATGACAATCTTTTGGTAAAAGTAATTAGTTTAGGACTATTTCTTACCTTATTGACGCTAACCATTGATGCTTCTAAACATAGAATGATCTACTTGTTATCAGTCCAAACGATGGGGGTATTTATTATACATACCTATGTTATGCAAATATGGCAAAAGTTGATAGGGTTTAACATAGAAGGTGCACACTTATTTTTCCCTGTTTTCACATTAGTGATTAGTTTTCTAATAAGTATGATATTAATGAAAATCCCTTATATCAATCGAATAGTTAAATTATAA